A genomic segment from Sorangium aterium encodes:
- a CDS encoding helix-turn-helix domain-containing protein, translated as MNVAAAMDLPTLTLPRFVEDVREVAAPPGQVFDVEWLPDGRTGLFFRALEGGREGDVWVAGPRTRAVFKSKTGIARTVTLRFKPGWSVPLLGVAASELTDQIVPLEDVWGRAACELCGELLAARSRADLMDRVARALALRAGRPFETASGQLARRAVRLLEGGEVRVERVADRLGVTARHLRRAFIENVGIGPKEFARTVRLQRAVRMAATSCDWARIAADAGYYDQAHLIADFRQLVGLTPGAFSKRAGGRMTQPKLIMWDFALPVG; from the coding sequence ATGAACGTGGCCGCAGCGATGGATCTCCCCACCCTCACGCTCCCGCGCTTCGTCGAGGACGTCCGTGAGGTCGCGGCACCCCCCGGTCAGGTGTTCGACGTCGAGTGGCTTCCCGACGGCAGAACGGGCCTCTTTTTTCGAGCGCTCGAGGGGGGGCGCGAGGGGGACGTGTGGGTCGCGGGCCCCCGGACGCGCGCGGTATTCAAGAGCAAGACCGGCATCGCGCGGACGGTCACCCTTCGGTTCAAGCCTGGCTGGTCGGTTCCGCTGCTCGGCGTGGCAGCGAGCGAGCTCACGGACCAGATCGTTCCGCTGGAGGACGTGTGGGGCCGCGCGGCGTGCGAGCTCTGCGGTGAGCTGCTCGCCGCGAGGAGCCGCGCGGACCTGATGGACCGCGTCGCCCGGGCGCTCGCCCTCCGCGCCGGCCGACCCTTCGAAACGGCATCGGGGCAGCTCGCCCGTCGTGCGGTTCGCTTGCTCGAAGGGGGCGAGGTCCGGGTGGAGCGTGTCGCCGATCGGCTCGGCGTCACGGCGCGGCATCTCCGCCGCGCTTTCATCGAGAACGTCGGCATCGGCCCGAAGGAGTTCGCGCGGACCGTCCGCCTGCAACGCGCGGTGCGAATGGCAGCGACCTCGTGCGACTGGGCGCGTATCGCCGCAGACGCGGGCTATTATGACCAGGCCCACCTCATCGCCGATTTCCGTCAGCTCGTCGGGCTCACACCGGGCGCGTTCTCCAAACGCGCGGGCGGCCGGATGACCCAACCGAAGCTCATCATGTGGGATTTCGCTTTGCCTGTCGGGTAG
- a CDS encoding alpha/beta hydrolase codes for MSQESERAQMMKKTAVLEIPGMDAVILRRDIEYQATDAGALTFDLYAPPTSAAVARAPAVVFVSGYPDPGFESVFGCKRKEIGQSTSWGRLVAASGLVGINYTNREPSDLHALLEHLRQNAASLGIDERRIGLWACSGNVPMALSALMRGASGSLRCAALCYGFMLDLGASTRVAEAAAQFRFVNPCAGKSIDDLPPELPLFIARAGQDRMPHLNETIDDFVAGALARNLPVTLVNHAAAPHAFDLLDDSEASRETIRSILGFLRLHLLG; via the coding sequence ATGAGCCAAGAATCCGAGCGAGCCCAGATGATGAAGAAGACGGCGGTCCTCGAGATCCCCGGAATGGATGCCGTCATCCTCCGCAGGGATATCGAGTACCAGGCGACCGATGCAGGCGCCTTGACCTTCGACCTCTACGCTCCACCAACATCGGCAGCCGTGGCACGGGCGCCTGCCGTCGTCTTCGTGTCCGGATATCCGGATCCGGGGTTCGAGTCGGTGTTCGGCTGCAAACGCAAGGAGATAGGGCAGTCCACGTCGTGGGGACGGCTGGTGGCCGCTTCCGGGCTCGTGGGCATCAATTACACGAACCGGGAGCCGTCCGATCTCCATGCGCTGCTCGAGCACCTGCGGCAAAACGCCGCCTCGCTCGGGATCGACGAGCGCCGGATCGGCCTGTGGGCCTGCTCCGGCAACGTCCCCATGGCCCTGTCGGCGCTGATGCGGGGAGCGAGCGGCTCGCTCCGGTGCGCCGCCCTCTGCTACGGCTTCATGCTCGATCTCGGCGCGTCCACCCGCGTCGCGGAGGCGGCGGCGCAGTTCCGGTTCGTCAACCCGTGCGCCGGGAAGTCGATCGACGACCTCCCTCCGGAACTGCCCCTGTTCATCGCCAGGGCAGGGCAGGACAGGATGCCTCACCTGAACGAGACGATCGATGACTTCGTCGCCGGAGCGCTGGCCCGCAACCTGCCAGTGACGCTCGTGAACCACGCCGCCGCGCCGCACGCGTTCGATCTGCTCGACGACAGCGAGGCTTCGCGAGAGACGATCAGGAGCATCCTGGGGTTCCTGCGGCTCCATCTCCTGGGGTAG
- the hisC gene encoding histidinol-phosphate transaminase has translation MLYERDNIHRLTPYTPGEQPQRADVVKLNTNENPYPPPAAVLEAIRDVSADQLRRYPPPRAQQFRETAARLHGLSPEQVIATNGGDELLRMAVTVFCEPGGRGIGETYPTYSLYDVLAEIHGTTITQVPLAEDWSVPEDFAQRLNEQGCRLALLVNPHAPSGRQEPLDKLERVARAFRGVLLIDEAYVDFAEFDATPLLDPARGLDNVLLLRTLSKGYSLAGLRFGYGLGHPRLIETLDKARDSYNTDILSQAAATAALSARDEARKSWEKVIAERARLTGALRQKGFTVAPSQSNFVLAAPPAGGLSAQAMYRALYDRAIFVRYWDAPRIQDKLRITVGTPEQSDALLGAIDELSRAAGAAGAS, from the coding sequence ATGCTGTACGAACGCGACAACATCCATCGCCTCACGCCCTACACGCCCGGCGAGCAGCCGCAGCGGGCCGACGTGGTCAAGCTCAACACGAACGAGAACCCGTACCCGCCGCCGGCCGCCGTGCTCGAGGCGATCCGGGACGTCTCGGCCGATCAGCTCCGCCGGTACCCGCCGCCCCGGGCGCAGCAGTTCCGCGAGACCGCGGCGCGGCTCCACGGCCTGTCGCCCGAGCAGGTGATCGCCACGAACGGCGGCGACGAGCTGCTCCGCATGGCCGTGACGGTGTTCTGCGAGCCCGGCGGCCGCGGCATCGGGGAGACGTACCCGACCTACTCGCTCTACGACGTGCTCGCGGAGATCCACGGCACGACGATCACCCAGGTCCCCCTCGCGGAGGACTGGTCGGTCCCGGAGGACTTCGCGCAGCGCCTGAACGAGCAGGGCTGCCGGCTCGCGCTCCTCGTCAACCCGCACGCGCCGTCGGGGCGGCAGGAGCCGCTCGACAAGCTCGAGCGCGTCGCGCGGGCGTTCCGCGGCGTGCTCCTCATCGACGAGGCGTACGTCGACTTCGCGGAGTTCGACGCGACGCCGCTGCTCGACCCGGCGCGGGGGCTCGACAACGTGCTTCTGCTGCGGACCCTGAGCAAGGGCTACTCCCTCGCGGGGCTCAGGTTCGGGTACGGGCTCGGTCACCCGCGGCTCATCGAGACGCTCGACAAGGCCCGCGACAGCTACAACACGGATATCCTCTCGCAGGCCGCGGCCACCGCGGCGCTGTCCGCGCGGGACGAGGCGAGGAAGAGCTGGGAGAAGGTGATCGCCGAGCGCGCCCGGCTCACGGGGGCGCTCCGGCAGAAGGGGTTCACTGTGGCGCCGAGCCAGAGCAACTTCGTCCTGGCGGCGCCGCCGGCAGGAGGGCTGTCGGCGCAGGCGATGTACCGGGCGCTCTACGACCGCGCGATCTTCGTGCGCTACTGGGACGCGCCGCGCATCCAGGACAAGCTGCGGATCACGGTAGGCACGCCGGAGCAGAGCGACGCGCTCCTCGGGGCGATCGACGAGCTGTCGCGCGCCGCCGGGGCCGCGGGCGCATCATGA
- a CDS encoding glycine cleavage system protein R, producing MTTTPEPEVFLVLSCLGPDRTGIVAEVTHYLTERGANVEDSRMAVLGGEFGILLLASGPPGAIEAVERDTESLTRATGLTVQSRRTKSPESHRRAATIPCVISVDALDHEGIVRAVSRALHGVGVNIVSLETSAYEAPVTGSQLFRMEARVDVPAGVTVTQLRKAMDAVAESENLDIDVRSLIKG from the coding sequence ATGACGACGACGCCCGAGCCTGAAGTCTTCCTGGTCCTCTCCTGCCTCGGCCCTGACCGGACGGGCATCGTCGCGGAGGTGACCCACTACCTGACGGAGCGCGGCGCCAACGTGGAGGACAGCCGGATGGCGGTGCTCGGCGGCGAGTTCGGCATCCTCCTGCTCGCGTCCGGGCCCCCCGGCGCGATCGAGGCGGTCGAGCGCGACACGGAGTCGCTCACCCGGGCGACGGGGCTCACGGTGCAGAGCCGCAGGACCAAGAGCCCCGAGTCGCACCGGCGCGCGGCGACCATCCCTTGCGTCATCTCCGTCGACGCGCTCGATCACGAGGGCATCGTGCGCGCGGTGTCGCGCGCGCTCCACGGCGTCGGCGTCAACATCGTCTCGCTCGAGACCTCGGCTTACGAGGCGCCCGTCACCGGCTCGCAGCTCTTCCGGATGGAGGCCCGCGTCGACGTCCCCGCCGGGGTGACCGTTACCCAGCTCCGCAAGGCGATGGATGCGGTCGCGGAGTCCGAGAACCTCGACATCGACGTCCGCTCGCTCATCAAGGGCTGA
- a CDS encoding HAD family hydrolase: MRPLGGVLFDVDGVVVDSPHERAWQEALEALMATEWRAIAPETRYAPERFTTAVYQSEVAGKARESGARAALDYFGVPDAAERAGVYAERKQEVLLRKIAAGKFVVFSDATRLILELKARGVLLAAASSSRNASELLRRIRVDAFVEHQNPRRAPVALGATLLDLFDADLCGAAVARGKPAPDLFLAAARALGVPPPRCLVIEDAPSGVQAAKAAGMTSIGVARLADEALLAAAGADRVVTTLDQLDPDALVEGQIAARAA, translated from the coding sequence ATGCGTCCTCTCGGGGGAGTCCTCTTCGACGTCGATGGGGTGGTTGTCGACTCGCCGCATGAGCGCGCCTGGCAGGAGGCGCTGGAGGCGCTGATGGCGACCGAGTGGCGCGCCATCGCGCCCGAGACGCGCTACGCGCCGGAGCGGTTCACGACGGCCGTCTACCAGAGCGAGGTCGCCGGCAAGGCGCGCGAGAGCGGCGCGCGCGCGGCGCTCGACTACTTCGGCGTGCCCGACGCGGCGGAGCGCGCCGGGGTCTACGCCGAGCGCAAGCAGGAGGTGCTGCTCCGGAAGATCGCGGCGGGTAAGTTCGTCGTGTTCTCTGACGCGACGCGGCTGATCCTGGAGCTCAAGGCGCGCGGCGTGCTCCTCGCGGCTGCGTCGTCGTCCAGGAATGCCAGCGAGCTCCTCCGCAGGATCCGCGTCGACGCCTTCGTCGAGCACCAGAACCCCCGCCGCGCGCCGGTCGCGCTGGGCGCGACGCTGCTCGACCTGTTCGACGCCGACCTCTGCGGCGCCGCGGTGGCGCGCGGAAAGCCGGCGCCGGACCTGTTCCTGGCCGCCGCGCGCGCGCTCGGCGTCCCGCCGCCGCGCTGCCTCGTCATCGAGGACGCCCCCTCCGGGGTGCAGGCCGCGAAGGCGGCCGGGATGACCTCGATCGGCGTGGCGCGGCTCGCCGACGAGGCGCTGCTGGCCGCGGCGGGGGCGGATCGCGTCGTGACGACGCTCGACCAGCTCGATCCGGACGCGCTGGTAGAGGGGCAGATCGCGGCGCGCGCGGCGTGA
- a CDS encoding Uma2 family endonuclease yields the protein MLPARSGAAPPATRLPRALVVRDPDPEELRATIDWSDWYLDDADGIGAWGEHDEISRLLLSSIAQLARERGWTDHHAGADRFFAWVREEPLVRVSPDVYLLDHRPAPPLPKQWQTWLPGHRPPRFALEIVASDWQKAYEDVPLKYCQLGCPELAIFDPLAATHRPPAGRVALQAYRRDPDGAYVRVYAGAGRVWSPALDSWLCVIGAGAEARLRLTRPGGKGELVPTQEEAAAIEARAREAAEARVRELEARVRELEQLEHG from the coding sequence GTGCTGCCTGCCCGTTCCGGAGCCGCTCCCCCTGCGACGCGCCTGCCGCGAGCGCTCGTCGTCCGCGACCCGGATCCCGAGGAGCTCCGCGCGACCATCGACTGGTCGGACTGGTACCTGGACGACGCGGACGGCATCGGCGCGTGGGGCGAGCACGACGAGATCTCCCGCCTGCTCCTCTCCTCGATCGCGCAGCTCGCGCGCGAGCGCGGCTGGACCGACCACCACGCCGGCGCCGATCGGTTCTTCGCCTGGGTGCGCGAGGAGCCGCTCGTGCGCGTCTCGCCGGACGTCTACCTCCTCGATCACCGGCCCGCGCCGCCGCTGCCCAAGCAGTGGCAGACCTGGCTGCCCGGCCACCGGCCGCCGCGCTTCGCCCTGGAGATCGTGGCGAGCGACTGGCAGAAGGCCTACGAGGACGTCCCGCTCAAGTACTGCCAGCTCGGCTGCCCAGAGCTCGCGATCTTCGATCCGCTGGCCGCCACGCACCGGCCGCCGGCGGGGCGCGTGGCGCTCCAGGCCTACCGGCGCGACCCCGACGGCGCATATGTCCGCGTGTATGCCGGCGCCGGGCGCGTGTGGAGCCCCGCGCTCGACAGCTGGCTCTGCGTGATCGGCGCCGGGGCCGAGGCCCGGCTCCGCCTCACGCGCCCCGGCGGCAAGGGCGAGCTCGTGCCCACCCAGGAGGAAGCCGCGGCGATCGAGGCCCGCGCGCGGGAGGCGGCCGAGGCGCGCGTGCGCGAGCTGGAGGCGCGCGTGCGCGAGCTGGAGCAGCTGGAGCACGGGTAG